The Coriobacteriia bacterium genome includes a window with the following:
- the aac(3)-I gene encoding AAC(3)-I family aminoglycoside N-acetyltransferase: MTLSAEYKVCRLGPNDLADMRSMLRCFGEAFEDPTTYTDEQPDDDYLVRLLVDPSFVALGAVIEGEVVGGLVAYELRKFERERSEFYIYDLAVIEEFRRRGIATALIGALKPIARAAGGWVIFVQADGVDAPALALYDSLGKREDDVFHFDIAIE, encoded by the coding sequence GTGACGCTCTCGGCAGAGTACAAGGTCTGCAGACTCGGACCGAACGATCTCGCCGACATGCGGAGCATGCTTCGTTGCTTCGGTGAGGCTTTCGAGGATCCGACCACGTACACTGACGAGCAGCCTGACGACGACTACCTCGTGAGGCTTCTTGTCGATCCATCATTCGTTGCGCTGGGCGCCGTGATTGAGGGCGAGGTCGTCGGCGGGCTCGTGGCCTACGAACTCCGCAAGTTCGAGCGCGAGCGCAGCGAGTTCTACATCTACGATCTTGCCGTGATCGAGGAATTCCGCAGACGAGGAATCGCAACCGCACTCATCGGCGCGCTGAAGCCTATCGCTCGCGCGGCCGGCGGATGGGTGATCTTCGTGCAGGCTGACGGCGTGGACGCTCCCGCTCTTGCCCTCTACGACAGCCTCGGAAAGCGTGAGGACGATGTCTTCCATTTCGACATTGCGATCGAGTGA